Proteins from a single region of Psilocybe cubensis strain MGC-MH-2018 chromosome 3, whole genome shotgun sequence:
- a CDS encoding Acetamidase regulatory protein, with translation MTTPPADPISSANPPQPPVPPQPLPPTPTQPTAKPTSSHSKKPRQRKRAVDQDGKQKNQQQQPDPALAHSAPVPSYSSPRGPIFQPYPGSPYMMNPPYPVNGSPYGQHPQHPPQHGQPMPPGQPGMSGPPPQYAYPMHPNPYTHGYPQYPPYPHQPMMMYPPPRPGMPPETPHAESSASLSAAGGKRKRKQDGGGRGKGADRGSDDETAASGSDAPRQTAAQQQQQQAELKKRTKTQRACDSCRSRKIRCDVIADSEPPICQHCKQYGFECTFFLPITETRFKKKKLEEEAAEKDKAASGADASKTGPSQNDSQTKRDIGVFGPTSPAHLLHSQATINPRVYENYDLRYHHTFEVTKSGDGLIQVQKPANNDDQHHIHAKQLDLHIERDVIETLLNAYFADVAPILPIVTEAEFLASPNPPPVLVYSMCLVAAARREVPQKVFDSIRYAVNSIIKAEDVLSTASIVNVQALLILCMTGDCHSQFVPNALSALWIRLGTAIRMAQDLGLHRAESVKSNIELRRRLWGACLICDRWASIAYGHPYMIDVQDCDARLPSSGDSTDLYMDELVRLSILLGRVQKSIYSPSGLTFMTDEILYELLADIQRWKEGLPEQLQFRGPNTPRPAGLLHLLYCCVCMMFWRVFMRISYSCPAHLKFGLTVEQWTNLVKMTAESIDWLDANERVYDVWLLVAYAATSCALVQTAEIIALLYEATRDPQMPMEGAALNPTGGVKVRPPVMLDYKKDPTRPGGGVFIAHGKVGELKDVPEGTIISGSSEEDAAGDSEGEVASLVATAAAASSVSLPAANYNDRTRAYLSSPSPFAPHPSSIVAPDHNRNVMQNNRSNMMSGVEFGGAGIMTPVSAVRSPIDPQQQQAMVGGPNATPLVNLTPLTAGSRTGNYMNVNPAMNQAQQTGSENVQVMNVLDGAQGNTSLLNLAMADTGYLEGIPGGMFDWGQWDTFFSRLSGNGQTGHLGFQQPQQQNQQQQQQQQGQRPSA, from the exons ATGACTACTCCTCCCGCCGATCCCATATCTTCTGCGAATCCCCCACAGCCGCCAGTGCCGCCCCAGCCGCTGCCGCCAACTCCGACGCAGCCAACAGCGAAGCCGACCTCCTCTCACTCAAAGAAACCCCGGCAGCGCAAGCGCGCCGTCGACCAGGACGGGAAGCAGAAGaaccagcaacaacaaccagACCCAGCTTTGGCCCATT CTGCACCCGTGCCTTCCTATTCCTCCCCTCGCGGCCCCATATTCCAGCCGTATCCTGGCTCCCCGTATATGATGAATCCCCCATACCCCGTCAATGGCTCTCCATACGGACAACACCCCCAGCATCCCCCGCAGCATGGCCAGCCCATGCCTCCAGGCCAGCCAGGCATGTCGGGCCCCCCGCCCCAGTATGCATATCCGATGCATCCAAACCCATATACGCATGGATATCCCCAGTATCCGCCGTATCCTCACCAGCCCATGATGATGTATCCTCCTCCGCGTCCCGGCATGCCACCTGAAACTCCCCATGCAGAGTCTTCCGCCTCGTTGTCAGCCGCCGGAGGCAAACGCAAGCGAAAGCAAGATGGTGGCGGACGCGGCAAGGGCGCCGATCGCGGCTCAGACGACGAGACTGCCGCGTCGGGCAGCGATGCCCCCCGCCAGACCGCTgcccagcaacagcagcagcaggccgAGCTCAAAAAGCGTACAAAGACG CAACGCGCCTGCGATTCGTGTCGTAGTCGCAAAATCCGTTGTGATGTTATTGCTGACTCG GAGCCGCCTATCTGTCAGCACTGCAAGCAATATGGCTTCGAATGCACGTTCTTCCTTCCGATCACGGAAACACgcttcaagaaaaagaaacttgaagaagaagccGCAGAGAAGGACAAAGCAGCCTCTGGAGCGGACGCCTCCAAAACAGGCCCTTCTCAGAATGATTCCCAAACGAAACGCGATATCGGTGTTTTCG GGCCTACCTCTCCTGCACACCTTTTGCATTCTCAAGCTACCATCAATCCTCGCGTCTACGAAAACTACGACCTACGGTACCACCATACATTCGAGGTAACCAAGTCCGGCGATGGCCTCATTCAAGTCCAGAAGCCAGCAAATAATGACGATCAGCATCACATCCACGCGAAGCAATTGGATCTGCACATTGAACGCGACGTCATCGAGACTCTATTAAACGCATACTTTGCTGACGTTGCACCTATCCTGCCAATCGTCACAGAAGCCGAATTTCTTGCCTCGCCGAATCCGCCGCCGGTCTTGGTATATTCCATGTGCCTGGTGGCCGCGGCCAGGCGAGAAGTACCGCAGAAGGTGTTCGACTCTATTCGATATGCAGTCAACAGCATTATCAAGGCGGAGGACGTTCTTTCAACGGCGAGCATTGTCAATGTGCAAGCGTTGCTCATTTTGTGCATGACAGGTGACTGCCATTCTCAGTTTGTGCCCAACGCACTATCAGCCTTGTGGATCCGTCTGGGTACTGCTATTCGAATG GCCCAAGATCTAGGTCTGCATCGAGCAGAGTCCGTAAAATCGAACATTGAATTGAGACGGCGCCTCTGGGGCGCCTGTCTCATATGCGATCGATG GGCCAGCATTGCATACGGGCACCCGTACATGATTGATGTGCAGGATTGCGACGCACGCCTGCCCTCTTCGGGAGATTCTACGGACCTCTATATGGATGAACTTGTGAGGTTGAGCATCCTTCTTGGGCGTGTCCAAAAATCTATCTATAG TCCCTCCGGGTTGACATTTATGACGGATGAGATTCTGTATGAACTGCTTGCGGACATCCAGCGATGGAAAGAAGGTTTACCCGAACAACTCCAATTCCGAGGACCAAACACACCTCGTCCTGCTG GTCTTTTGCATTTGTTGTATTGCTGCGTGTGCATGATGTTCTGGCGCGTCTTCATGCGCATCAGTTATTCTTGTCCCGCCCACCTTAAATTCGGACTGACGGTCGAACAGTGGACCAATCTCGTCAAGATGACGGCCGAATCTATCGATTGGTTGGATGCAAATGAGCGTGTGTATGATGTTTGGTTGCTCGTTGCCTACGCTGCGACGTCCTGTGCCCTCGTTCAG ACCGCTGAGATCATTGCTTTACTCTATGAAGCCACTCGAGACCCACAAATGCCTATGGAAGGCGCCGCCCTCAACCCTACAGGGGGCGTCAAAGTCAGACCGCCGGTTATGCTGGATTACAAGAAGGACCCTACCCGCCCAGGAGGAGGAGTCTTTATTGCCCACGGGAAAGTCGGCGAACTAAAGGATGTTCCTGAGGGTACTATCATCAGCGGGTCCTCAGAGGAGGACGCTGCCGGTGACTCTGAAGGTGAGGTAGCGTCGCTAGTGGCAACTGCTGCTGCGGCTTCGTCCGTTTCTCTCCCCGCTGCGAACTATAATGACCGAACTCGCGCCTATTTGTCTTCGCCCTCTCCCTTTGCGCCTCACCCTTCCTCTATCGTCGCCCCTGATCATAATCGAAATGTTATGCAAAACAATCGTTCGAATATGATGTCCGGTGTGGAATTCGGTGGCGCCGGAATTATGACGCCGGTTTCTGCGGTTCGCTCGCCGATAGATcctcagcaacaacaggcAATGGTCGGCGGCCCCAATGCGACGCCTTTGGTTAACCTTACACCGCTCACGGCGGGATCGAGGACAGGCAACTATATGAACGTCAATCCAGCAATGAACCAGGCACAGCAAACTGGCTCTGAGAATGTCCAGGTCATGAATGTCCTGGATGGTGCTCAAGGAAATACAAGTTTGCTCAATTTAGCCATGGCGGATACTGGCTACTTGGAAGGTATTCCTGGTGGTATGTTTGATTGGG GTCAATGGGATACTTTCTTCTCCAGACTTAGTGGGAACGGACAAACTGGACACCTCGGATTCCAACAGCCACAACAGCAAaatcaacaacagcaacagcaacagcaaggGCAGCGACCTTCTGCTTGA
- a CDS encoding Phosphatidylinositide phosphatase SAC2 has protein sequence MKRFFERASKPFSLPNASKANDAAETASAPAPAPATAATSASTGPSAKLPSSNHANLPGTTGTTGLHPRYTLPAVAHPCPHSHLALLATKDGLLIRPHVKGQATIAQSAYIKISWGKTIRIEEIETVVGDGAEETVDWKDGVVVYGIVGILELYSCSYLLVITSRTEVGHIIDPRHEVYGVKGVTDIPLVEDRAKMALNTLAARNVALTRPSLIPRRQGTDVSVDVDDDQNSKPDPESSTKPSPRVQFLSNPAIKFLTPKALSSTNLDAGNSIARPSSAQSTVSDISTPSSEASVATSPVIKTLASRLSFWSRLSKRTNSPIDANFPPIEPMSLTEEQEVLDNLMQDGKEEPAAVIESILSSTAPPPVTTEERHSELETKVIRETIREFTKGDMYFAYTFDLTRSLQHKQEQFLKAQKQHDLLAGLGALPSPENQSHVPLSPMDGKFLALVEPYPSLPLWRRVDKQFWWNEWMSKPFIDAGLHTYVLPIMQGYCQVTKFNIPSSPVTVEEDVDVDYILVSRRSRYRPGLRYQRRGIDEGAHVANFVETETIMRVDTVVNLAEQAGKEGAITQAYRNYMHELNLKEATYCEYDFHTETKGMKYENISTLIESMERTFESQGYFWVSDNVVFSQQKGVFRVNCIDCLDRTNVVQSAFARYMLNKQLGAVALLNPSNSGRTDADLAFNDVWANNGDAISRAYAGTSALKGDFTRTGKRDLTGMLNDGVNSLARMYTSTFSDWFSQAVIDFMLGNRTTSVFSEFLLQLKSTDPRDLIRLSKIRAEAIATSVSRVLPEGERLLSGWTLFSPEELNTKVGMKFEEKVLLLSVKALYIVSYDYTLEKVKLYTRVPLGDIISITKGAYILSPLEESSCDPEQNAGFVVTWLSSNQESRVTSYSVRNSLDFSNRNGPPSPLGPPSPSSPGFPLGNKPARGRSNTMPTASLSNILTGNVSFSTAGASGTVNFGAFKVLPIDPGRVRRHSSYGSEASDGGGGMSDEMRGAATCREAVDLIVERIERACGDVGGAQGKNFIVLEDVVSLAEAQRMTSVYAKMEYGVKRLLWLGG, from the exons ATGAAGCGGTTCTTTGAGAGGGCATCGAAGCCTTTCTCATTGCCAAATGCATCCAAAGCGAACGATGCTGCAGAGACAGCATCTGcgccagcaccagcaccagcgaCGGCGGCGACGAGTGCTAGTACAGGGCCCAGTGCCAAGTTACCATCTAGCAACCATGCAAATCTGCCCGGGACGACTGGTACCACCGGGCTTCACCCAAGATATACGCTGCCTGCAGTAGCTCATCCGTGTCCGCACAGCCATCTCGCGCTGCTGGCCACCAAGGATGGACTGCTGATTCGACCGCATGTAAAGGGTCAAGCGACAATAGCTCAATCGGCATATATCAAAATATCGTGGGGGAAGACCATCCGGATCGAGGAGATTGAGACCGTTGTTGGAGATGGGGCAGAGGAGACGGTGGATTGGAAAGATGGTGTTGTGGTTTATGGGATCGTTGGGATATTGGAGCTCTATTCAT GCTCGTATCTGCTGGTTATCACTTCACGCACTGAAGTCGGGCATA TCATCGACCCTCGACATGAAGTTTATGGAGTCAAGGGCGTTACTGACATTCCTCTGGTGGAGGACCGTGCCAAAATGGCTTTGAACACTCTGGCAGCCAGAAATGTTGCCCTTACACGACCATCTCTAATTCCAAGGCGTCAAGGTACCGACGTCAGtgttgatgtcgatgatGATCAGAACAGCAAGCCTGATCCTGAAAGCTCTACTAAACCCTCACCTCGCGTTCAATTTCTTTCAAATCCGGCCATTAAATTTTTGACACCCAAGGCACTATCAAGCACAAATCTTGACGCCGGAAACTCGATAGCGCGTCCTTCATCTGCGCAATCGACTGTCTCGGATATTTCTACTCCAAGCTCAGAGGCCTCTGTCGCTACATCGCCGGTTATCAAGACATTGGCTTCGCGACTTTCGTTCTGGAGTAGGCTTTCGAAAAGGACGAATTCTCCTATAGATGCAAATTTTCCACCAATCGAGCCAATGTCTCTTACCGAGGAACAGGAAGTCCTCGATAACCTAATGCAAGACGGGAAGGAAGAGCCTGCTGCAGTGATCGAGAGCATCCTTTCTTCGactgctcctcctccggTTACTACAGAAGAACGACATTCAGAACTAGAAACCAAAGTGATTCGCGAAACTATCAGAGAGTTTACGAAAGGCGACATGTACTTTGCGTACACTTTCG ATCTCACCCGATCTTTGCAacataagcaagaacaatttTTGAAGGCACAGAAGCAGCATGATCTCCTGGCTGGCCTTGGTGCCCTTCCAAGTCCAGAGAACCAATCCCATGTTCCTCTGAGTCCAATGGACGGAAAATTCCTGGCTTTAGTCGAACCTTACCCCTCACTTCCTCTGTGGAGACGAGTCGATAAACAATTTTGGTGGAATGAATGGATGTCAAAACCCTTCATAGATGCTGGT TTACATACATATGTTCTTCCCATCATGCAAGGATACTGCCAGGTCACTAAATTTAATATCCCATCGAGTCCAGTCACCGTGGAGGAAGACGTCGACGTAGATTACATCCTCGTGTCACGAAGATCTAGGTATCGGCCAGGTTTGAGGTATCAGCGACGTGGTATTGATGAGGGAGCACACGTGGCCAACTTTGTGGAGACAGAAACTATTATGAGAGTCGAC ACTGTCGTCAATCTTGCGGAGCAAGCGGGAAAAGAAGGCGCCATAACTCAAGCCTACAGAAATTATATGCATGAGTTAAATCTGAAAGAGGCAAC ATACTGCGAGTACGATTTCCATACAGAAACAAAGGGAATGAA GTACGAAAATATATCAACCTTGATTGAAAGCATGGAAAGGACGTTCGAGAGTCAAGG ATATTTCTGGGTCTCGGACAATGTCGTTTTCTCGCAGCAAAAGGGTGTTTTCCGTGTAAATTGTATCGACTGCTTGGATAGGACCAATGTCGTACAA TCTGCCTTTGCAAGATACATGCTCAATAAACAACTGGGTGCTGTCGCATTGCTCAATCCTTCAAATTCGGGAAGGACGGATGCTGATCTTGCTTTCAACGATG TGTGGGCTAATAATGGCGATGCTATCAGCAGAGCTTA TGCTGGAACATCTGCCTTGaag GGTGATTTTACAAG AACTGGAAAGCGAGATCTCACTGGCATGCTGAATGACGGAGTCAATTCTCTCGCAAG AATGTACACATCAACATTTAGTGATTGGTTTAGCCAGGCTGTCATCGATTTTATGCTCGGCAATCGGACGACTTCTGTGTTTTCAGAGTTTTTGCTCCAATTAAAGTCGACGGATCCGAGGGACCTCATTCGGCTCTCAAAAATACGTGCAGAGGCAATTGCTACCTCAGTCTCCAGAGTGCTACCAGAAGGGGAAAGATTGCTGTCTGGATGGACGCTATTTTCACCGGAAGAGTTGAATACTAAAGTTGGCATGAAGTTCGAAGAGAAGGTTTTGTTGTTGTCAGTGAAAGCCCTTTACATTGTC AGCTATGATTATACCCTGGAGAAAGTCAAACTCTATACCCGTGTCCCTTTGGGAGACATCATAAGCATCACCAAAG GCGCATATATTCTTTCACCGCTAGAAGAATCCAGCTGTGACCCGGAACAGAATGCAGGTTTTGTGGTGACTTGGCTGAGCTCTAATCAAGAATCTCGTGTCACAAGCTACTCTGTGCGGAACAGTCTGGATTTCTCGAACAGAAACGGTCCTCCATCGCCACTTGGCCCACCGTCACCTTCATCTCCTGGATTCCCGTTAGGCAACAAGCCAGCTCGAGGGAGGAGCAACACGATGCCTACTGCTTCACTGTCGAACATTCTTACTGGGAATGTGTCCTTCAGCACCGCAGGTGCGTCTGGAACAGTGAATTTTGGAGCCTTCAAAGTGCTACCAATCGATCCTGGGCGGGTAAGAAGGCACTCAAGCTATGGAAGTGAAGCGAGTGATGGAGGCGGGGGCATGTCGGACGAGATGAGAGGAGCTGCCACTTGTCGTGAAGCGGTTGATCTGATCGTGGAGAGGATTGAGAGAGCTTGCGGAGATGTTGGAGGTGCGCAAGGAAAGAATTTCATCGTTTTGGAGGACGTCGTTAG TCTTGCCGAAGCTCAGCGGATGACAAGTGTATATGCTAAGATGGAGTACGGAGTCAAGAGGCTACTCTGGCTTGGAGGTTGA
- a CDS encoding Origin recognition complex subunit 3, with the protein MPDVLIPNLDDVNKTAFCIPFNPDGMSLVLAERLPPSSFTDRDLENGCELRFQAYKVAWKKCLDRVQEIIHELQSASAHSVVKEVKTSYNNPLPGLPYAELPVISLINPSLGISFLTSIMPLLESQESVASPVDQVHCLVIHLYPADFPNIMVGMKSIIAGFMDNTDLERGNHKPATSLANYDVKLLAAWHKALVKTSGTPSNLVIVLHDFEQFDPAVMQDVFHIFSAHVKELPVVFLLSMSSPSTNYLNDTYSRATMALLRVRKFAPPSGSTFFCPTFEPDIMVGPIVLEYIQDHFTRYNSFADAILTILQVSLTSYTEVYPLAVLVHDTPSLDILSDPGSSEFVNSLAIRLKLPFANANHENTRQKPFTPAEIRTITKKLHNARKNYHSRYNGIRMAFTLMVHIQTYLEDQGYKGLDWSGDRKPGSEPKWTNLFKPMLNVMHGDVQPYIKSLSLIVRKSKRKELQDLLQILHSFFEANSEVEDISKDRTKVVSWKTGLRSVGNDTGSLSEIAVPFSEWLTEYLSSRLRPLEDCELWDVWYTGHTPFSSELLNPSIRASMMSGLLRPHDFAVDFSIPLKEPPPEKAIWELPDTSILFKRYLDSGRMINVYDWFESFKTVLDTQREKIQDLQVQEPATPKKRRGQKSKMQPVEKQETPKAMTAEEEEKWNLEVQARFVRALHELDYLGFIKHTGRKADHVLRTYFDVGDAE; encoded by the exons ATGCCGGATGTATTAATACCTAATCTTGACGATGTTAACAAG ACCGCCTTCTGCATTCCATTCAATCCCGACGGCATGTCACTGGTTCTTGCTGAAA GGCTacctccctcttcttttACCGATCGAGACCTGGAGAATGGGTGCGAGCTAAGGTTTCAGGCTTACAAAGTTGCATGGAAGAAATGCCTTGACCGTGTGCAG GAAATTATCCATGAACTACAAAGCGCATCTGCGCACAGCGTAGTCAAAGAAGTGAAGACGTCATACAACAATCCTCTTCCAGGGTTGCCTTATGCGGAGCTCCCAGTTATATCATTAATCA ATCCCTCGCTTGGAATTTCGTTTCTTACCAGCATTATGCCTCTTCTCGAAAGCCAGGAATCCGTAGCTTCACCAGTCGATCAAGTTCATTGTTTAGTCATTCATCTTTACCCAGCAGATTTTCCAAACATCATGGTAGGGATGAAATCTATTATAGCGGGATTTATGGATAATACGGATCTAGAGAGAG GGAACCACAAACCTGCGACTTCGCTTGCTAATTATGATGTGAAGCTCCTTGCAGCGTGGCACAAGGCTTTGGTGAAAACTTCAG GAACACCCTCCAAcctcgtcatcgtcctccATGATTTTGAACAGTTCGACCCAGCTGTCATGCAAGATGTTTTTCACATTTTCAG TGCGCATGTCAAGGAGCTTCCAGTCGTATTTTTACTTTCCATGTCTTCTCCCTCCACGAACTATCTTAATGACACGTATTCTCGAGCAACAATGGCCCTTCTACGAGTTCGAAAATTTGCGCCACCTAGCGGATCC ACCTTCTTCTGCCCTACGTTTGAACCTGATATCATGGTCGGGCCCATCGTACTCGAATACATCCAAGATCACTTCACGAGATATAACTCCTTTGCTGATGCAATTCTCACGATTCTACAAGTATCTTTGACCTCTTATACTGAAGTTT ATCCACTGGCCGTCCTGGTTCATGACACACCATCCTTGGACATTTTATCGGATCCTGGATCGTCTGAATTTGTGAATTCGCTTGCTATACGGTTGAAACTCCCGTTTGCAAACGCTAACCACGAAAACACAAGACAAAAGCCTTTCACACCTGCCGAAATTCGAACAATCACTAAGAAATTGCACAACGCCCGCAAGAATTACCATTCCCGCTATAATGGAATACGAATGGCCTTCACCTTGATGGTCCACATTCAAACATATCTCGAAGATCAAGGATACAAGGGCCTCGATTGGTCTGGGGATAGAAAACCAGGATCTGAACCTAAATGGACGAATTTATTCAAGCCTATGCTTAATGTGATGCATGGAGACGTTCAACCATACATCAAAAGCCTATCCCTGATTGTCAG AAAAtccaaaagaaaagaacTGCAAGATCTGCTCCAAATTCTACATAGTTTCTTCGAGGCCAACTCAGAAGTTGAAGACATTTCCAAAGACCGAACGAAGGTTGTGAGCTGGAAAACAGGACTCCGCTCAGTAGGAAATGATACAGGAAGTCTTTCTGAGATAGCAGTGCCATTCAGTGAATGGCTGACGGAGTATCTAAG CTCGAGACTCAGACCTCTGGAGGATTGCGAGTTATGGGATGTTTGGTACACGGGCCACACGCCCTTCTCGTCAGAG CTATTAAATCCTTCAATACGAGCTTCTATGATGTCTGGACTGCTGCGGCCCCACGACTTTGCCGTCGACTTTTCCATTCCTCTGAAGGAGCCCCCACCTGAAAAGGCAATATGGGAACTACCCGACACCAGCATCCTTTTCAAGAGATATCTGGACAGCGGAAGGATGATAAATGTATATGACTGGTTCGAGTCGTTCAAGACAGTCCTTGATACACAACGTGAGAAAATCCAGGACCTTCAAGTTCAGGAACCGGCCACCCCTAAAAAACGGAGGGGACAAAAGTCCAAAATGCAACCTGTAGAAAAGCAGGAGACGCCAAAGGCCATGACagcagaagaggaagagaaatgGAACTTGGAAGTCCAAGCTAGATTTGTGCGAGCGTTGCACGAGCTTGACTACCTGGGTTTTATCAAGCACACAGGCCGAAAAGCAGACCATGTGCTGAGGACTTACTTCGATGTCGGCGATGCCGAGTAG